The Prevotella herbatica genome contains the following window.
GAATGAAGTATTGGCTGTAACAGAAGCCTTACCTTCTTTACCACGTTTAGTTGTGATAAGGACAACGCCGTTTGCACCACGTACACCAAACACAGCTGTAGCAGAAGCATCTTTCAAAACTGTAATACTTTCAATTTCCTCAGGATCAATATCTCCCATGCTGCGCTCTACACCATCAACCTGAACAAGAGGTTCCGCATTGTTGAATGTTGCCTGGCCACGTACAAACACCTTTGCGGCATCACTTCCAGGCTCACCAGAATATTGTACTGTAGTTACACCACTTAACTGACCTGCTAGGACATTGTTAACTGAACTTACCGGAGTACGAACAAGGTCTTCACCTTTTATACTTGAAAGAGCACCAGTAACGGTAACTTTTTTCTGCACACCATAGGCAACAACCTCAACTGTTTGCAAGTTGTTTGTGTTTTCCTTCAGTGTGACTTTCATTCCGTTCTTGGCAATTACGATCATTGGGTCGTAACCCACAAAAGAGATTTTTAACTTTGCACCTGATTTTACATTCAGGTTAAAGTTACCATCAAGATCTGTCACAGTTCCATTAGAACCAGGACCAACAACCATTACGGTCGCACCGATTACAGTTTCACCATGTTCATCAACAACGGTTCCGCGAACAATGTTTTGTCCTACCTGCTGGGTATTGGCAAACGCATGTTGCACACCAATCGCTGGTGTAAAAGTCATAGCCGCACTAATCACAGCTACTGGTAATACTGTACCTTTTAACAATTTTCTACGATTCATTTAATTATTATTTAGGCTTAGTTTGTTAATTCGTCGCAAATATACATATACTTAATTAACGCAAAACGGTATTTTCGTACGTTTGTTGGTAAAAACGTGCGAAAATACAAATAAACACTAAATTCTTTTATTTTAAGTATAATGTTATGGTCTTTGTCTTATATCCTTGTCCGCTAACCTTAAGTTTCACTTTCCCTGATTTCTTACCAGAACGAAGTATGACCATAGCAGAACCATTATAAAGTCTCCGAGAGTTACCTACTGTCAATTCTTCACTAGAAATATCACCATTGCATACGCCAATGATATCAGCATCACTAGAAACATCAAACATTAATTTGCTGTTTGCCATAGGTGAGCGTAATCCTTTATGATCAACAGCCAATATGCGTACATGCATCAAATCATTGCCATCAGCTTTCCAATTTTCAACATCTGGGATTAGTTGAAGTTCCTTTGGCTTTCCGGCAGTTTCTATCTTATGACGTGCTACTATTTTACCATTGGTCCTTGCTACTGCTTCAAGTGTACCCTTTTGATACTCCACGTCTGTCCACTTTATCTTATTACGTGTCTTTGGATCAAAAGAGTTTTTCTTTATCCCAAGACTTCTTCCGTTAAGATATAATTCAACCTCATCAGCATTTGTATATGTATATACAGTATATTTATTTCCAGGCTTACGATTCCAATGATCTGAAATACGATCTCCATCAAACTTTACACCATTCCACATTTCTGCATCATCCTTTGAATCGGCAATGCCTATATGTACAACTGGTTTATCTGAGAATATAGATTTCAGGAAATAAGCTTGCGGTTTTGGTTCCAACGATATATCAAAGACACCATTATCCCAACCTTTCTTTGGCCATCCAAGACTTTCTCCAAGATAATCTATCATTCCCCAATAAGCAAGTCCCACAACTTTATCAAGATTCATCTCATAATAGTTTGGTCCCATCATCGGCATATTCGCCTCACTCTGATAGAATATCATATTTGGAAAACGACGTCCATCACCAGGAAAATACATATATCGATAATTGTATGCCTGAATATCTGTTATCATTGCCAAGTCACATGGTAGCGAATCGGTTTCCCAATTTCGACCTCTTGGATGCATCGCCACAGTTGTAAGACGTGTACTGTCATAACGGTTAAGCAACGTCTTCAACAAACGATATGGCGTTACACCCCAATCATTAAAAGGCAAATCTGGATATGTCTGCAATTCGTTTCCAAGACTCCATAATATCACAGAAGGGTGATTTCTATCTCTCTCTATCCATTCAGGAATATCATACTGCCAATGGTTAGACCAAGATTCTCTTCCACCAGAATATTGTGTAAGCCATTTATCATAGACCTCATCAACAACAAGTATTCCATATTTATCACATAGTTGATAAAGTTCTTCACTATATGGATTATGTGAACAACGAATATGGTTAAAACCAAATTCCTTCAAAAGTTTGATTCTTTTTTCAATAGCACGAGGATATGCGGCTGATCCCAATGCTCCTAGGCTATTATGATTGGCAATACCTTTCAGCATAACTTTCTTACCATTAAGCTTAAAACCAAAAGCAGGTGAAAACTCAATAGTACGTATACCAAACTGTTCTGTAACCTTATCTGTAATCTTTCCATTTTCATCATATACAGAAACTTCTGCCATATATAAATAAGGTGAATCTATATCCCACAGATTAGCGTTTGAAATATGTATAGGTTCCAATTTATATTCAGCATCACGGCTATGTTGTGAGAATCTCACGTCGTTGTCTTTCTCTGCTACCAAATTTCCTTTGGCATCAAGAATGCGTACTTTCACATTACCATTTTTCTGCTTATTAAAACGAAATATCTCAGCTTTAATATTTACGGTGTTATTATCCTTCGTAGTAATATAAAGCGGATGGCGTGAAAAATAGAGTTGTTTGTCTGTCAATATCAATTTTACAGTTCTGAACAATCCACCACCAGTATACCATCTTGAATTGTTTTCTTTTCGTGTGTCGGCTTTTACAACGAGAATATTCTCACTACCATATTTTATCTTATCAGTAATATCTATACCAAATCCGATATATCCGTATTCTGTTCCGCCTATGCGTTCACCATTTAGATAGACATCACCGACAAGCATGATACCACCAAATTCCAACATAGCGCGTTTTCCTTTCCAGTCTTTTCCTGGAGTGAACGACTTACGATACCACCCTATCCCCATTTCCTTAAAGCCACGTGCTGACAAACGACTTTTCACATTAGCAGCCTGATCAGAATTGTCGGCATGTTCTTCTTTAGAAGGAGCCACCCATGGTTGCTCAATCTGAAAGTCATGAGGAATTATTACGTTTTTCCAAGTACCATGCTGTTGTGTAGCATCAACGGCGTTTAGCGAACTCCTGCTAAACTGCCAACTGTCTATTGTTATAGTATCACGCTGTGCAAAAGCGTTTTCACTCACACAAAGCATCATTGAGGCGATGCCATAAATTAGTTTTTGCTTGTTCATGTTTAGGTACAACGAATTTGTAATTATATGTTGCAAAATTACGACATAGAACAGAATTTGCAATAAACATTTGTACGCAAATCAGTAATTTAGTACTATTTTATTGCTCTTCCGAAAACCAAGTATATAAGTTATTGTAGAAAAAGGGCTTACGTGTATTGTCTACTAGTTTACATAGACAGCTCCCTACTTTTTTGTTTTTTAGCTACAGCATATATTTCTCTATATATAAGGTACGCATACACGCACGCGCACTACAGACTTTTTGAAATACTAGCGTCAAAGTATCGATTGACTGAATATCAATGTGTTAGGTATCATTTCTACTGATAACAAGTGTTGATGAAAGTGTCGGTAAAATATAAAGCCAATCCATGTTGTTTTACCGAGTGATTAGGCCCATATCACTCGGTAAAACAACGCAAAACGCATGCCAACACTTCGTAAAACGGATAGCGTTTCTACGTGAAAACGTGACACAAAACTTCAATTATCATGCATTTTCTCCGACACGTAATTATTACCAAAATGCAAAGTAACTTACTAGTAATCAGCAACTAGTCACTCCGACACTTATATTTTGAAAAGCCTGTAGTACGCGTGCGTGTATGCGTACCTTATATATAGAGAAATATATGCCATAGCTAAAAAAACATTGGAGAGCCACAGCCATAATAAAGGCAAGGACTCTCCAATCTTCAATTATATTAATAAAGGCAGTTGCTATGCCAGAAACATTATAATCATTTGAGCTATAATAACCCTGACAAACATACCAAGTGGATATACAGATGCATAACTTATACTTGCACTATCTGTTTTCAATGAATCATTAGCGTAGCCCAATGCCATAGGATTTGCCATACTTCCACAAAGTATTCCACAGATCGTTCCGAAATCAAACTTATGTGTCTTTAATGCAATAAGTCCGATGATAATAATCGGCACAACAGTTATAAGAAAACCTATTCCCACCCAAGCAATACCTTCAGGTCGGACAACCGTAGCGAAAAAGTCTTTTCCTGCGTCAAGTCCCAAGCATGCAAGATACAAGCTAAGTCCCAACTTGCGTAACATCAGCGACGCAGATCGAGTGGTGTATGATATAAAATGAAGTTTCGGGCCTAGAGCACCGATAATAATACCCATGATAATAGGACCACCTGCAATGCCTAGACGTACAGGACTAGCCATTCCCGGTAAAGATATAGGAATGCATCCTAGTCCCAAACCTAGGATTATACCAAATAATATGCTGCCGATATTAGGCTCGTTCAAAGTCTTAACGGAGTTACCAAAATATCCCTGCATATTATTCACAGAATCATGCTGACCAACAACCGTAATTCTGTCGCCATATTGCAATCGCAAATCGTCTGTAGCAAGAAGTTTTATATCACCACGTGTGACACGACTCACGTTGACTCCATAAGAAGTACGTAGATGCAGTTCGCCCAGTCTCTTTCCATTGAGTTCTGTTCTTGTAAGAACCAAGACACGACTCTCAACCTTTGAGTCTATAGCATTCCAGTCAATCTTCTCTCCGTTCCAATCTTTATTAACTCTCTTCCCGAAAAGAATTTCCATAGCAGCCTCATCTTCACGATTGGTAATAACAAGCAAGCTGTCATTTTCCATAAGTTTTGTCTCAACCATAGGAACAATAACTTCCTTGCCTCTCCAGATACGTGATATAATAAAACGAAGATGAGTCATTCGTGATACATCAGAAATAGACTTTCCGGCAACAGCAGGATTTACTACTTCAAACTGAGCTATATATGTATGATCCTCCTCATTTATCTTTTTAACAGCCAAATCTTCAGGCTTTACAAAGACTTTACGCAGGAACAGCATCGCAAATATGACACCAAGCACACCAAGGGGATATGTCACGGCTGTAGCCAAGGCTGTGCTACCACTGCCCATTCCAAGATGATTTATAGCCTGAGTGGCTGCACCAAGAGCAGGAGTATTTGTTGTAGCACCACAAAGCAAACCTACCATATTAGGCAGACTTACTCCTGTTAAAGGAATAAGCAACAAGGCAAAGACAGTACCAAAGATGATAACAGCCAAGCTCCAAAGATTCTGCGCCATGCCTTCATGCCGCAATGATCCAAAGAAATTAGGCCCTACATGAAGTCCCAGGCAATAAACAAACATTGATAGTCCGAATGTCTCAATATAATCCAATAAGACTGGATTTATTGTAAAACCAAGGTGTCCGGCAAAGATACCAACGAAAAATACAAAGGCTACTCCAAGTGATATTCCCATCACCCTGACTTTGCCAAGAGCCAGACCACAGGCGATAATTAAAGAAAGAATAACTAAGGTCTGTATTGAAGAATGAATGTTAAATAAACTATTAATCCAGTCCATTTTAATTATAAAATGTTCAGATACTGTTCCAAGGGTATTCCCCTGTTTTTATCTATATTGTCTTTATTCAGGTCAATAAGTTTGTAGACTCCGTCCATAGCCTTTCTGGTTGAATCTTTCAACGACTCACCGTCAAGCAGATGCCCGATAAGTATAGCCGAGAAAATATCTCCTGTACCAGGAAAATGAACAGGAATCTCATCATAGCATAATTTGAAATACTCGTTATGTATGTTATTGTATCCAACAACTGAAGGTTGTCCGTCAACAGTGATACTTGTTATGAGAACAGACTTTGATCCTATCTTGCGCAAATGTTCAAGAAGGTTATGAGCCTCATCTTTTGTAACGCCTTCAGCTTTATATTCGCGTCCGGTAAGATAGCATGCTTCTGTATAGTTTGGATAACATAAATGAGCAACACTCAACATCTCACGCATACTTTTTACCGCTGCAGGAGTTACCCCATTATACAGTTTGCCCTCATCGCCCATGATAGGATCAACAAAAATTGTTGTTCCAGTTGACGCTTGTTCCAAGCAATAACGCGACACTATGTCGGCTTGACGCTCGCTGGCTATAAATCCTGTGGCGATGGCATCAAAAGAGAATCCAAGTTCCTTCCATACGGGAAACACGCCTTTTATATAGTCTGTGGTATCAAGTAGATTAAACTTTCCGTAGTCAAGTGTATTAGACACTAAGGCTGTGGGAAGATTATATGTGGGATGTCCAAAATAAGACAATATCGGAAGCATTGCTGCCGTGGCTACTTTGCCATATCCCGCCATATCATTTATCAGAAGAATTTGCTTCTTATTCATCCTTAAATTAATATTTCGGGGCAAAGGTAGTAAAAAGTTAAGATATGAAAGGTGTTTATACTAATAATTTCATTATATTTGCATAAAAATCTACCTAACTTCTAATGAAAAAATATTATTACTGATAACGTTACTTAATGCATGGCTTGACCAGACGGCTGGAAGCATAAATAGAAGAACTGTAATCACACGAAGAACGGCACATGTAAGCACTGCAGATACGCTATCATTATTCACTATAGGAAATGTAGATTTGCTGTTACAACTATGATAATGTAAAAATGGTTGGAATATCCGTAATATATATAACTCAGTGTTGCCTGATTATTCTTATCTTTGCAACCATAAAATTATAATCAAGTAAATATGGCAGAGAATGATGTTGTTATTATAGACTCCATTGACAAGTACAATGAGATGATGGGACTCGAGACAAAGCACCCACTAATTGCTGTTGTAGACATGTCAGAGGCTAATTATCAAAATGCCAAAAAAGAAAAGACTTTAGAATATGAAGTCTATTCGGTTTGGCTTAAACAGACCATGTGTGGCGACATCACATACGGACGCCAGCCCTACGACTATCAGGAAGGCACGGTGACATCTTTCGCACCTGGACAAGTGGTACATTTCAAACCAGCAAAAGATTATAAGCCACAGGCACTTGGGCTTATCTTTCATCCCGACCTTATACGTGGAACATCTCTTGGGCACGACATCAAGCAATACGCTTTTTTCGACTATTCTTCACGTGAGGCATTGCACTTGAGCGAAGATGAAAAGGCTATATTCAAAGACAGCCTTAACAGAATTAAACTGGAACTTGACCATCCGATAGACAATCACAGCAAAAAACTAATTTGCAGAAACATAGAGTTACTGCTTGATTATTGCATGCGATTCTATGAAAGACAATTTGTAACCCGTAAAGCAGCAAACCGTGATGTTCTTGATAAGTTTGAAAAGCTGCTTAACAATTACTTCACTGGAGACAGAGCATTACATGATGGTCTGCCATCTGTAAAATACTTCGCCGAGGAATGTTTTTTATCACCTAACTACTTCGGTGATTTGGTAAAAAAAGAAACAGGAAAAGCTCCACAGGATCACATACAAAGCAAAATTATAGACCTTGCCAAAGAAGAACTTGCAAGTTCACAGGATACTATCAACGAAATAGCATATCATCTTGGATTTCAATATAGCCAGCATTTCAATCGTTACTTCAAGAGAAACGTTGGCGTAACGCCAAGCCAATTCAGAAAACAAATGGCTGAAGCCTAAGAGCTTTTATCAAAAATATTAAGATTATTCTGATGGGTAACCATTACAAAGATATAAATACGGTGTGCAACTGCAATAAACTGTTCAACGCAAAAACTCTTCATCCACTCGTTAGCATAATAAATTTATCTGGGAAATATGAGGAAGAGGAAATAAAACTGAACACTTATTCAGTACTGATACAGGAACATCCGCTACTCGGAAGTGGCGGAAGAAAGCCCTATGATTTCAATGCTGCTACCATATTCTTCAGATCACCAGATAAAACGATTAACATTGCCGGGGAGAAAGATTGTCTGCAATCAGGTAAACTGCTGATTTTTGATACTGACCTTCTATGTGGAACAACTTTAGGCAAACAAATCAAAAACTACACTTTCTTCAAATATAAGCCAGAAAATGAATCTTTGCACGTTTCAGCTGCTGAACTTAAGACGATATACGACTGCATTGACAACATTAATCGCGAACTACGATGGGGTATTGACAAATTCAGTTCAACGATCATAAGCAACAAGATTGAGTTGCTACTAAATTACTGTTGCCGTTTTTACGAAAGGCAGTTTATCACACGTCATGATGCATTTGATGAAACATACAACACGATACGTAATGAGATAGATGATTATATGCTAAATGGCAAGATACATAAAATGGGTATGCCATGCACATGTTGTTTTAGTAGAAAACTAAACTTATCAAGTGCATACATCAATGATCTTATAAAGCATGAGAGTGGAAAAGACTTTGCCAGCTATTTACAGATAAGGCGTATTGACATAGCAAAACAAATGATTATTGAGAATAAGAAAAGTGATGC
Protein-coding sequences here:
- a CDS encoding putative transporter encodes the protein MDWINSLFNIHSSIQTLVILSLIIACGLALGKVRVMGISLGVAFVFFVGIFAGHLGFTINPVLLDYIETFGLSMFVYCLGLHVGPNFFGSLRHEGMAQNLWSLAVIIFGTVFALLLIPLTGVSLPNMVGLLCGATTNTPALGAATQAINHLGMGSGSTALATAVTYPLGVLGVIFAMLFLRKVFVKPEDLAVKKINEEDHTYIAQFEVVNPAVAGKSISDVSRMTHLRFIISRIWRGKEVIVPMVETKLMENDSLLVITNREDEAAMEILFGKRVNKDWNGEKIDWNAIDSKVESRVLVLTRTELNGKRLGELHLRTSYGVNVSRVTRGDIKLLATDDLRLQYGDRITVVGQHDSVNNMQGYFGNSVKTLNEPNIGSILFGIILGLGLGCIPISLPGMASPVRLGIAGGPIIMGIIIGALGPKLHFISYTTRSASLMLRKLGLSLYLACLGLDAGKDFFATVVRPEGIAWVGIGFLITVVPIIIIGLIALKTHKFDFGTICGILCGSMANPMALGYANDSLKTDSASISYASVYPLGMFVRVIIAQMIIMFLA
- a CDS encoding pyridoxamine kinase; translation: MNKKQILLINDMAGYGKVATAAMLPILSYFGHPTYNLPTALVSNTLDYGKFNLLDTTDYIKGVFPVWKELGFSFDAIATGFIASERQADIVSRYCLEQASTGTTIFVDPIMGDEGKLYNGVTPAAVKSMREMLSVAHLCYPNYTEACYLTGREYKAEGVTKDEAHNLLEHLRKIGSKSVLITSITVDGQPSVVGYNNIHNEYFKLCYDEIPVHFPGTGDIFSAILIGHLLDGESLKDSTRKAMDGVYKLIDLNKDNIDKNRGIPLEQYLNIL
- a CDS encoding helix-turn-helix domain-containing protein — protein: MAENDVVIIDSIDKYNEMMGLETKHPLIAVVDMSEANYQNAKKEKTLEYEVYSVWLKQTMCGDITYGRQPYDYQEGTVTSFAPGQVVHFKPAKDYKPQALGLIFHPDLIRGTSLGHDIKQYAFFDYSSREALHLSEDEKAIFKDSLNRIKLELDHPIDNHSKKLICRNIELLLDYCMRFYERQFVTRKAANRDVLDKFEKLLNNYFTGDRALHDGLPSVKYFAEECFLSPNYFGDLVKKETGKAPQDHIQSKIIDLAKEELASSQDTINEIAYHLGFQYSQHFNRYFKRNVGVTPSQFRKQMAEA
- a CDS encoding glycoside hydrolase family 2 protein, translating into MNKQKLIYGIASMMLCVSENAFAQRDTITIDSWQFSRSSLNAVDATQQHGTWKNVIIPHDFQIEQPWVAPSKEEHADNSDQAANVKSRLSARGFKEMGIGWYRKSFTPGKDWKGKRAMLEFGGIMLVGDVYLNGERIGGTEYGYIGFGIDITDKIKYGSENILVVKADTRKENNSRWYTGGGLFRTVKLILTDKQLYFSRHPLYITTKDNNTVNIKAEIFRFNKQKNGNVKVRILDAKGNLVAEKDNDVRFSQHSRDAEYKLEPIHISNANLWDIDSPYLYMAEVSVYDENGKITDKVTEQFGIRTIEFSPAFGFKLNGKKVMLKGIANHNSLGALGSAAYPRAIEKRIKLLKEFGFNHIRCSHNPYSEELYQLCDKYGILVVDEVYDKWLTQYSGGRESWSNHWQYDIPEWIERDRNHPSVILWSLGNELQTYPDLPFNDWGVTPYRLLKTLLNRYDSTRLTTVAMHPRGRNWETDSLPCDLAMITDIQAYNYRYMYFPGDGRRFPNMIFYQSEANMPMMGPNYYEMNLDKVVGLAYWGMIDYLGESLGWPKKGWDNGVFDISLEPKPQAYFLKSIFSDKPVVHIGIADSKDDAEMWNGVKFDGDRISDHWNRKPGNKYTVYTYTNADEVELYLNGRSLGIKKNSFDPKTRNKIKWTDVEYQKGTLEAVARTNGKIVARHKIETAGKPKELQLIPDVENWKADGNDLMHVRILAVDHKGLRSPMANSKLMFDVSSDADIIGVCNGDISSEELTVGNSRRLYNGSAMVILRSGKKSGKVKLKVSGQGYKTKTITLYLK
- a CDS encoding helix-turn-helix domain-containing protein; this encodes MGNHYKDINTVCNCNKLFNAKTLHPLVSIINLSGKYEEEEIKLNTYSVLIQEHPLLGSGGRKPYDFNAATIFFRSPDKTINIAGEKDCLQSGKLLIFDTDLLCGTTLGKQIKNYTFFKYKPENESLHVSAAELKTIYDCIDNINRELRWGIDKFSSTIISNKIELLLNYCCRFYERQFITRHDAFDETYNTIRNEIDDYMLNGKIHKMGMPCTCCFSRKLNLSSAYINDLIKHESGKDFASYLQIRRIDIAKQMIIENKKSDAYIALALGFGGIANFTKLFMQITGMTTEEYRR